One Paraburkholderia dioscoreae DNA segment encodes these proteins:
- the pstC gene encoding phosphate ABC transporter permease PstC produces MSDIQLASGASRSTPPGSASQQKAPSRAGDVIFGGLARLAAIVTLLLLGGIIVSLIVASMPSIRQFGLSFLWTADWDPPSKQFGALVPIYGTIATSIIALIIAVPVSFGIALFLTELAPAWLRRPLGIAIELLAAIPSIVYGMWGLLVFAPIFATWFEKPLGAVLGGIPVVGALFQGAPIGIGILCAGVILAIMIIPYIASVMRDVFEVTPVLLKESAYGIGCTTWEVMWKIVLPFTKSGVIGGVMLGLGRALGETMAVTFVIGNTNLLDNVSLFSPGNSITSALANEFAEADPGLHTSALMELGLILFVITFIVLAISKIMLLRLEKGEGAK; encoded by the coding sequence ATGTCCGATATCCAATTAGCGTCCGGCGCGAGCAGGTCCACCCCGCCCGGCAGCGCATCGCAGCAGAAAGCGCCCAGCCGAGCCGGCGACGTGATCTTCGGCGGTCTCGCGCGCCTCGCCGCCATCGTCACCCTGTTGCTGCTCGGCGGCATCATCGTTTCGCTGATCGTCGCGTCCATGCCGTCGATCAGGCAATTCGGTCTCAGCTTCCTGTGGACCGCCGACTGGGATCCACCCAGCAAGCAGTTCGGCGCCCTGGTGCCGATCTACGGCACGATCGCCACCTCGATCATTGCACTCATCATCGCGGTGCCCGTCAGCTTCGGCATCGCGCTTTTCCTGACTGAACTCGCGCCCGCGTGGCTGCGCCGGCCGCTCGGCATCGCGATCGAGCTGCTCGCCGCGATTCCGTCGATCGTGTACGGCATGTGGGGTCTGCTCGTGTTCGCGCCGATCTTCGCGACGTGGTTCGAAAAGCCGCTCGGCGCCGTGCTCGGCGGCATTCCGGTAGTCGGTGCGCTGTTTCAGGGCGCGCCGATCGGCATCGGCATACTGTGCGCCGGGGTCATCCTCGCGATCATGATCATCCCGTACATCGCATCGGTAATGCGCGACGTGTTCGAAGTCACGCCGGTACTGCTGAAAGAGTCGGCTTACGGCATCGGCTGCACGACGTGGGAAGTCATGTGGAAGATCGTGCTGCCCTTCACCAAGAGCGGCGTGATCGGCGGCGTCATGCTGGGCCTCGGCCGCGCGCTCGGCGAGACCATGGCCGTGACGTTCGTGATCGGCAACACCAATCTGCTCGATAACGTGTCGCTATTTTCGCCGGGCAACAGCATTACGTCGGCGCTCGCCAACGAATTCGCCGAAGCGGATCCGGGGTTGCATACGTCGGCGTTGATGGAACTCGGCCTCATTCTGTTCGTGATTACTTTCATCGTGCTGGCGATTTCGAAGATCATGCTGCTTCGCCTCGAAAAAGGGGAGGGCGCGAAATGA